A window of Cryptomeria japonica chromosome 3, Sugi_1.0, whole genome shotgun sequence contains these coding sequences:
- the LOC131034204 gene encoding ethylene-responsive transcription factor ERF013-like, translating into MANGGEEMRYRGVRKRKWGKYVAEIRSGNRSRISLGSYSNACAAARAYDTALLCLRGPDATSFNFGDSKFSPSVLEVASAESNPSPQAVRTAAMAVGSTFDTIPPPPPHHNEEAGPSRGGSTSVEEAVPTETRDAPKDTSHQVEEEEEEEENDTKYLLQSPEHIPFEESVQMAPLQPDLQPYHQSEIFHDLDSWEAGMPKPPI; encoded by the coding sequence ATGGCGAATGGTGGAGAAGAAATGAGATACCGAGGCGTGAGAAAGAGAAAATGGGGAAAATATGTGGCTGAAATTCGGTCCGGAAACAGATCTCGCATATCGTTGGGCTCATATTCCAATGCTTGCGCTGCGGCTCGAGCTTATGACACTGCGCTCCTGTGCCTACGAGGACCCGACGCAACTTCTTTCAATTTTGGAGACTCCAAGTTCAGCCCAAGTGTATTGGAGGTGGCATCTGCAGAGAGCAATCCATCACCGCAGGCTGTTCGAACAGCTGCCATGGCGGTTGGCTCCACCTTCGACACaattcctccacctccacctcatcATAATGAGGAAGCGGGGCCTTCGAGAGGAGGGAGTACGAGTGTTGAAGAAGCAGTACCGACGGAAACCAGAGACGCACCAAAAGATACATCACATcaagtggaggaagaagaagaagaagaggagaatgaTACAAAATATCTGTTACAATCACCAGAACATATACCATTTGAGGAGAGCGTTCAGATGGCTCCACTTCAGCCAGATTTGCAACCCTACCACCAATCCGAAATTTTCCATGATTTAGATAGTTGGGAGGCCGGTATGCCAAAGCCACCTATATAG